One Mus musculus strain C57BL/6J chromosome X, GRCm38.p6 C57BL/6J DNA window includes the following coding sequences:
- the Rhox2d gene encoding reproductive homeobox 2D, translating to MEQQSINYKLDVGPEEDEENANGVKTLMVLLAGEGRNEGESGPGLPGSGVSAAEGYRAGELSAGGLASPVADLMDKSNQEDLSATGCAQEKEKQPEEPVPDSMGDLENVKPMSGPWSTVNPVRVLVPEFRYSWQQSFNVLQLQELESIFQCNQYISTTEAKRLAKSMGVSEATVQEWFLKRREKYRSYKRL from the exons ATGGAGCAACAAAGCATCAATTACAAGCTTGATGTGGGACctgaggaggatgaggaaaatGCGAATG GTGTAAAGACTCTGATGGTGTTGCTGGCTGGAGAGGGAAGAAACGAGGGAGAGAGTGGACCGGGCCTGCCTGGGTCGGGAGTCTCAGCAGCGGAAGGATACAGAGCAGGAGAATTAAGTGCAGGTGGGCTTGCTTCGCCAGTAGCCGACCTCATGGATAAGAGCAACCAAGAGGACCTTAGTGCCACTGGCTGTgcccaggagaaggagaagcagccagAGGAGCCAGTCCCTGATTCCATGGGGGATTTGGAAAATGTAAAGCCTATGTCAGGGCCGTGGTCCACTGTTAATCCTGTGAGAGTGTTGGTGCCCGAATTCCGCTACAGTTGGCAACAGAGCTTCAATGTGCTGCAACTACAAGAGCTGGAGAGCATCTTCCAGTGCAATCAATACATCAGCACTACAGAGGC AAAACGTCTGGCAAAATCCATGGGTGTGAGTGAAGCCACAGTGCAG GAATGGTTtttgaagaggagagagaaatacaGGAGTTATAAGAGGCTGTAA